From Moritella sp. F3:
ATTGAATAAAGAGGAATTCTATAGAGCTAAAGACCTATTGCTCAGCCAGTACGATACCTTGAAGGAGCAATTCTTTAAAGATGTCAAAGACTCTATGCCTGACATGTTGGAACATATAATTCCGTATGTTATGACTAAGGACTATTTGAACACTCAGATCCAGTTTGCGTATTGGACTGACATTGAAGAAGAAGGCTCATTTGGTGAAAGAGTCATTGACAATGTTGCTGACCAAGCAAGAGAGTCACTTAAAATATTGAAAGACAGTAAAGTGTATAACGCAAAATCTTTGGAACATCTAACAAAGATACGAGATAAGCTTCAGGGCATGTCTTTTGCAACACCTTACGCAAGTACCATCGTTAATCATATTGATGGATTTGTGAATAAACTTCCTAAAACAGGTAGGTTATCACAAGAAGTTGTTCATGATTTAATGAAAGAACTGTCTTTCCTGAGTGACCCTAGCAACTGGGATGCATTGAAGGCTTCTGTTAAGGTTGAGGACAAACCAGAAACTGGTGAAGTTATAAAACCTTTCAACTTCAGCACACTAAATATTGATGATTTTCATCCCGCTAGTAAAGTAGCTGATGAAAAATTCAACCTAGAAAACTTCCATCCAACAACGCTTTCGAATCTCGTCCCGACTACTCGGTACTCTGATTTTTAGAAGCCACCAGCCGAGCGAAATTTAATTCGTTTGGCTAATCAACTATCCATTAGGATCTTCCAAAAATGACAAGTTCAATATTAAATGCTATGCCTATTGTGGCTTCGACTTATGCCGATCAGATGGGTGTAAATATTGTAGTTTCTAATCAAGCATCAACTGATGGTAAAACTATCAATACAGTGTTGGATGAAACAAATTTGGCGGCGAGCTGGGGGTACTTATGCCACGAAGCCGCGCACATAAAACATTCGGATTTCACTATACAAAGTGATCTTCAATTCAGAAATGAGGTTATCGGCGCGAAACTTGCGAATCACCCTATATTTTTTAGTCTGGTGAACATGCTTGAAGATAATCGAATTGAATTTTTATTTATGCAGGAATACCCAGGCATGAATAGAACTTTCAATGCAATGAACCAACACCTGATTGATAAAGGCTTGTGGAGTGTTGACGTAAACGCTGATGCACCAAATGCAGTGTCGCAACTGTTGATGATTTATCCTGCAGGTCATATGGCAGGGCTAAATTACGGTAGTTGTACTGAATTATCAAAACAGTCCTTTCAAACTTTAAAAGATGTTATAGGTATTACTCACGCTAAATGGGTGGCTAATATCGCGATGTCCTCGGTCAAGGCTAAGAATGAGAGAGAGTGTGCGGTACTAGCGGCTAAGTTATTACAGTACATGTTAGACAACACACCTCAACCAGATAAAGCTAATAAGCCTACTGATAAACAACAAGGTGATAGCCAGGCTGGTGATCAGCAAGGCAATAGCCAAAGTGGTGATCAGCAAGGCAATAGCCAAGGTGGTGATCAGCAAGGCAATAGCCAAGGTGGTGATCAGCAAGGCAATAGCCAAGGTGGTGATCAGCAAGGCAGCTGCCAAGGTGGAGATCAGCAAGGCAGTAGCCAAGGTGGTGATCAGCAAGGCAATAGTCAAGGTGGTGATCAGCAAGGCAATACCCAAGGCGGTGGTCATCAAGGCAATAGCCAACCTATCTGTAATGAGACGACAATTGTTGATTTTACAGATAAAGGCGAGCTAACTGCAGCTATCTTAAACGCTTCTGAAAACAAGGATGGGATTTCAAAGAATGTTGTTATGGCATCTACTTTGTTAAAAGCAAAACCTCTCACAAGGGGCGGTATTGTACCTAACTTCAATTTTGATGAAGAAAAAGCAAAGTTGTTATTGCTAGGCAACAAAGTGAGATCTTTCATTAAAGCCAGATCACAAGATAAGTGTCTTCCAAGTCGTACTGGTAGAAACTTAAATGGCCGCAAGATTGCAAAAATAATGCAAGGTTGCAAACGACCATTTACAAGAACGATTATCGGTGACAGTACTTCAACTGGCGTATATATCTCATTAGATATATCGGGCAGCATGAATCGTCAAAGCCGTATCGAAATTGCAAGAACAGCAACCGTGGGCATTGCTCATGTTATCAACAGCATTAAAGATGCGAACGTGAGTGTTTCTGCGTTCAACGATGAAGTTAAAGTCATTAAATCATTTAATGATCAACTGCAGAGCCGTAAAGGCGCTTTTGGTGTCAGAGCTGGTGGTAACACCAATATGATGCCAGCGTTGCTTCACGGGGTTAAGGAGCTGTCTAATTGCAAAAAATCGCGAAGGATGATGATCATCATTACCGATGGTAAAACATCTGACTCAAAAAATGCAGCTTCGACTGTATCTGCCATCAAAGCATCAGGTGTTGATGTTCATTGTGTTGGAATACAGATGAGTGGTAATAGGTCTGTCTTAGACCAGTTATTTACTTCTTCAGGTTGGGTGAACATTAACTCGGCGGATGAATTAAATAAGGCATTGTTCAACATTGTTAAACAATCACTTTAACTAAGAACAGTATCCCCGATTAATCGGGGTGCTTATTTATGCCTTTTTAATGAGAAAGTATAAATAAGTATCTTCCTCGGAAGTTCTTAATCGTATAGGGCTTTATAGCGATGAATAGCCCCGCTAACAATCCGCCTTTATGGCATATTCAATTTATAGGAATACAATATGGTAACAACAACAAAAAAGCGTTATTTAGACGCTGCAGATATTAAAGATCAAGCTCGAGGGAACTGGATGTATTTGTTCTCAACACTAACTGGTATTGGCAATGCCGCTGATAACTTCAATGGAAATGGCTCTAGTTCAGGTTCAGCTAATGCAAGAAGTGCTTGTCCTGTTCATGGGGGCAATAGTAATAAAGCTTTTTACTTCTTTAACGACTCAAACGAAACTGGCGCTGGTGGTTGTAATTCCTGTGGTGTTCATTATGACTTTGACCTCATTATGTGGGCTAATGGCTGGGACTTTCGTCGTACAGTCGAAGCAGTTGCTGATGCGCTTGATATTGATGAATCAGAAAGAAAGCGTAACTACAAACCTAAGCCACAAGCTGAAATTAAACCGAGAGAATTGACAGCTACAGAGCTTGAGAAAAATCTCAATTTAAAAAACAAAATGAGCCAACAGTGGAATGAGGCTTATCCGTTAAATAAGGGTAAGGCGAAACCAGCAAGGCTATATTTCAAAAATAGAGGATTGGGTGATATTGGTCTATTAGGTGGAGAAGTGCGTTTACATCCAGGATTAAAATACTGGGTGGAGGACAAAGACACCAAATTTGGCTATAAATCACTTGGTACATTTCCTTGTATCATTTCAACAATTCGAAATAAAGACGGTAAGCCAACAACGCTTCATTATATCTACATCACAAAGGATGGAAATAAAGCAGACGTACCATGCTGCAAGAAATTAGGCACAGCACAAGCTGGAGTATCTATTTCTGGTGGCTGTATTGCTCTTTCTCCACCGTCTCGTGTGAAAGGTGTTGCTGAAGGTCTTGAAACCAGTATCGCGGTTGAAAATGCCACTAAAATGCCTATGGATTGTTGCGTTAATGCCTCAATGCTGGGTAACTGGGAGCCTGATAACAGTACTGAAATAGTTTTTATCTGGAAGGATAAAGATAAACCGGACTGGAGAGGCATCCGTGCAGGTGAACGAGTATCAAATCTTTTAAAAGAAAGACTTGAAAAACGTGGTATCAAGGTGTTTATCATGACCCCTCCACTAAATGAAGACGGTGTGGACTGGTTAGATGTATATAATCAGCTTGGCGTTCTTGGGTTTCCTGAGATAGCTAAAAAATGGCTAGACATCGAATAAGGTATGGCAGCACTCATTGAGAGTGCTGACTATATAAATCAAGCGGGTAGCAATGGTGCTACTTTGTTTTAAATTTTAAATTCAAAACGCCAATTAAGGCAATTCAAAAGGTAGATTAAAAGTGGATATATTCAATAAAATTGAAACGAAATTAAAATCGTTAAAATTAAAAATAGCAAATAACGAACACTCAAAAAAATTGATGACTGCGGATAACAAAGCGCAAAGTATATGGGAAACTATGAAGTGGGGAAGTGTCTTATATCCTATCCTTATGATTGGGTTGGCATTACTCATCGTTTTTAATACATTAATTATTTATCGGTCATTCAATGGCACTGCAACTGATCTTCAGATGAAAATTTTAATGTGTTTGTTTTTTTCATGGGCGATTCTTTTTGCAATACGCAAAGCTGATATGACCATGACAGGAAAGAAATCATGGTTATCAATGAAGAAAGAACAGTTCATCAAATATGTTATTGGCAAGCTTGAAGGTGATGTAAAAAAACATGTTGTTAAAGCATTGGACGTTATGTCTAAATGCAAGAAACTAACTAAAAAATTTAGTATTGTTCTTAATTTATTAGGACTATTAATTTCTTTTGTTTTGTATAACATATCTTTTGATGTATCAGCTATTTTCGCAGAACTCTTGCAGTGGCCTTTATCATATACAGTGGTAATGAGTATTATCTTCTTAGTAATAGAACCTGTCGAAATTGACTTCTCATTAATCGATGTCGATTTTAAGGGTGAATTAGATAGTACAACAACAAGCATTAGCGCTTCTTCTGGTGAGAATTCTTTCACAGGTAGTACAGATGGTGATAATGCAGTAGCAGAAGCAAATTACGGTGACAAATTGGTTGTTAAAGTCGATAAAGATGGATCATCTATAACTACAAAAAATAATGACTAATTCAACATAGAAAACAAAAAAAGGCACCACGGTGCCTTTTTTCTTTTTTCTTTTTTCTTAAGTTACTACAATAAACATTCCAATCCTATTGTATACGCCACTTGTAGACTAATTCGTCTTGTTCTTCTTCATCTTCTTCAAACCATGGTGATAGTTCAATTTCGTCTTTCAATGCGTTTCCTTCGTTAAAGCCATAGGAAATGCAATCAGTAATGAAATTGAAATCCATGCTTGGACGTAATAACCCGTTAGCTTTGAGCTTGGCACCTTCGATGTCAACATCGATATTTACACCAGGCTCCCACTTGGTATCACCACGGCAAATTATTTCGTTCTCAACCGTAAGCTTAAAATAACCTCTTTTACCTAATGGGTCGATAACTTCAACCATGAAGAAACCTGGTAGACTTTCATACTGTGATTCGTTGATTAAAGGTATATGCCCATCATAGATAGGGTATGTTTTGCCTTTGGTATCTTTCCATTGACTGTTTTCTGCATCAAAGGTAAGAATACGTGTACCATTTTCATAGTAGTAGTGCATTTGAGATGTCATGTTTGAATTTCCTATTAGGAAGTTTGGAAGTAAAGCGACAATAACGTCGCTTGTTAGGTAAGCAGGGCGCTTACCGTGTTGGATTTGAGAAAAAAGTGATTTAACAAATAATAGAGTTAGGGTAAACAGTCCATAAACTCGTTAATTGGTTATTCCATTCTTGTCCGTTTTTAACTTTGATTGAGAATCCTTTGATACCATGTTCTCGGCAATGTTTAACTGCATGTTCAACGCACGAACCAAGTGATAGTCTGCCGTCCAAAAACAGCACGCAGCCAGGACCTTTTTCTTCTGTTAATATTGTACAGTTTTCAATTTGTCTAAAAAACTGAATGTATTGACCTTTCATAAGATAGCCTTTTGGATAGTTCCTGATGGAGGTTTGAATGTAATAGGGCGGTAAATACCCTTATTTTGGTTGTTATGTGAATTAGTTAAGTAAAAGCGTATGCCTCAGTGTTATTAAAGATTTCCAATATTTCAGATTCAGTGCAATCTACTTTATCGCTCTCATCTAAAACGTTTTCACAAACATAATTATCGTAAAATATCCATACGCCGTATTCAGGATGATTTACTTTTTTTGTTATGTCCATTACGCAAAATAACTTACTGAACAGGAAGAAAGTGTCGGTCTTATTCACTTGAGTTACTTTATTTAACATAATTTGAACCTCTTGTTTTGTGGCAAATGATGTATAGAGTCTCGGTATGCAGAACTGCAATGACCGAGATCTAAGGTTTGAATGTACTTATGGATTAAGCAGCTCCAATGCAGTTTAAAAGTCTACTGTATTCATTTTCAGGAAAGATTACTGGGTCTATGCACCACGGATGGTTTAGTAAAAATTCCAAATCATCCGTATCATTCACTTCATAATCGCCTTTACCTTTAGTGTAAAACCATAACGTACTACATTGGTATTCACTTGGAGTATGTTCCTGACTACCAAAATCATCGAAGTGTTCCCATCGGTAATCACCTGTAGCTAACCAAACGCCTTTGTGGATTTCAGTTAAACCATTAGCCTGTGCCTGTTGGAACAATTTAATTGCATCATAAGGCTGACCGTCGTGGTCTAATACCCTCTTAGCTTTAGTTGATTGATCATTTACTTCCAATTCACTAATTCGTTTTTCGTATGACGCGATGTCAGCTTTACAGTTAAGAACATAGCCCTCGTTCAAGCCTTCCATTTTGAGGGTGACCTTCAATAGGCGTATGTTTTCTTTAAGTTGGTCAATATGATTCATTAGGAATATCCTTGGATTGTAAGTGAGGCAGTAACAATGTTACTCGCTAGAAAATGCCTGGGTCTAGCTATCGATGTTTGAAGTTCAAACACGCGAATAGAGATGGACATTCTTAATAAGAAAGTTCATTTCTATTCTAATGAATATATCGATGCGGCGGTTCTTATTCGGATGTAAAGCAAACGTAATACTGGAGTAAGTATTAGTGCATTCGTGTTGGGATTAAGACTAAGTAAGGCTGTTATTTGAAAGTGAGGGTTTTTTAAAGTCCACAAAACCCTTGGACTGAACCTTTATATTAATTCAGTGTATTTTAATTGCAACTACTGATTGGAGTAATAGTGAAAGGCTCCAGAAAGTGCTTCTATGTTGTGTCAGGACGACACTAATGCCGACCTGATGATTATCTAACTATTACTGACTGCTTGCTGCAATTCAGTGAAAGAGGTTAAGAACTGACTTGATGCTTGCTTTAGTTCATCAATTTTCACTTGTTGTGATGTAAATACAACCCGTGAAAACTCAATTAGATCAAGCGTAGATTCATCAATCAATTTTAATGGCTCTCCGCGAAACCCATTTATTTTGTTATCCAAATCAATTTTAAGACTTCTCTTTAAGAGTCGTTTTAATTTCTCAGGATATCTTTGTAGCTGATTTACGTCTGCAGTAGATAGCTTCATGGTTTAATGCCTTTAGTTATGCCTAGCTTGCCCAACAATACTGCAATGAGGATGACTGAAGTTTCTCTACCAAGATAACCATATAGAGTGATCTCGTAAGTGGATGTATATTCCATTAATAGAGACACGCACGTTGTAATCAACAAAAATAATATAAACTTTATTTTGTTTGATTGAGATAAGTTCATATTAGCCACCTTATAGATTGCAGTGATTTTCTTTGAGCCAATTCAAGGCAGCGTTACCTTCAACTAATGAGTTTAGGATATTACCTAAATCACCTAAACCATTAGCGTTGAGTAAATCTACTGCTTGATTAAATTTAACTTCATCAGATGAAATCTCACTAACTGAACTGGTGATGTAGTCTTCGATTTTGCCAAACGCGTCATCGCATATGTCTTGCATACTAGGTTCATTTAAAATTTGAAGTACAATTTCGTCAGGGTTAGAAATGAGAACCGCGATATCTGACTTTGCTGTCACGATATTGGTATCTGGATTGGATGTATCAGTTTTATTTTGAATTGTTGTATTTGTCATAGTGGTTCCTAAAATTGGATAGTTGTAAGTGAGGCAGCAACGATGTTGCTTGCTAGATAAAAGCCTAAGGTCTAGCTATCTGTGTTTGAGATCAAACACGAGAACAGGTATGTACGCTCTTAATGAGTGCTCATATCTTTTCCGGTGAATTAGTTTGTGAAGTTCTTTAAAGATACTGCTCGTGAAGCTGAAATCATTCAGAGAATGGCATAAATTGGAAGTGAGGGCTTTTAAAGTCAACTAAACCCTTTGACTGCTACATATTTTAAATTAATTCACTTTGATTGCAATAGCTGGTGTAACGCTGAAGTTGTACATTGTGATTAAACTGAAAGCAGGGTGATGTTGTCACCCTGCTAAATTTTTAAACTCTACTTGTTATGTAGTATGTAATTGGAACTCAATATCGACCTTTCTAGCAAGAGTTTTACACTCTACATTTGAAAGTATAAGTTCGTCTTCATCAAAAGTACCAAACTGGATTTCAGAAAATCCAAGCCAGAATTCTTTGCAGTTGAATGATAATGAAACACCGGTTGTTTTAAGTTCAATTTCATCGGCTTTATAGCCATCTAATACAATGGACTTACTACTATTACACAGTAATACGAACTGTTCTTCATCCATGGGTAATACCCCTTGAGATTATGGTGTTTATTTGGAAACAGGTTGGCAGATGTTTTTCGATAACTGCTTAAGCTGATCATTTGTCAAAAATAATATAAATTCTTCAAATTCAAACACGACATCATTGAACTCAAAATC
This genomic window contains:
- a CDS encoding VWA domain-containing protein, which produces MTSSILNAMPIVASTYADQMGVNIVVSNQASTDGKTINTVLDETNLAASWGYLCHEAAHIKHSDFTIQSDLQFRNEVIGAKLANHPIFFSLVNMLEDNRIEFLFMQEYPGMNRTFNAMNQHLIDKGLWSVDVNADAPNAVSQLLMIYPAGHMAGLNYGSCTELSKQSFQTLKDVIGITHAKWVANIAMSSVKAKNERECAVLAAKLLQYMLDNTPQPDKANKPTDKQQGDSQAGDQQGNSQSGDQQGNSQGGDQQGNSQGGDQQGNSQGGDQQGSCQGGDQQGSSQGGDQQGNSQGGDQQGNTQGGGHQGNSQPICNETTIVDFTDKGELTAAILNASENKDGISKNVVMASTLLKAKPLTRGGIVPNFNFDEEKAKLLLLGNKVRSFIKARSQDKCLPSRTGRNLNGRKIAKIMQGCKRPFTRTIIGDSTSTGVYISLDISGSMNRQSRIEIARTATVGIAHVINSIKDANVSVSAFNDEVKVIKSFNDQLQSRKGAFGVRAGGNTNMMPALLHGVKELSNCKKSRRMMIIITDGKTSDSKNAASTVSAIKASGVDVHCVGIQMSGNRSVLDQLFTSSGWVNINSADELNKALFNIVKQSL
- a CDS encoding toprim domain-containing protein; this translates as MVTTTKKRYLDAADIKDQARGNWMYLFSTLTGIGNAADNFNGNGSSSGSANARSACPVHGGNSNKAFYFFNDSNETGAGGCNSCGVHYDFDLIMWANGWDFRRTVEAVADALDIDESERKRNYKPKPQAEIKPRELTATELEKNLNLKNKMSQQWNEAYPLNKGKAKPARLYFKNRGLGDIGLLGGEVRLHPGLKYWVEDKDTKFGYKSLGTFPCIISTIRNKDGKPTTLHYIYITKDGNKADVPCCKKLGTAQAGVSISGGCIALSPPSRVKGVAEGLETSIAVENATKMPMDCCVNASMLGNWEPDNSTEIVFIWKDKDKPDWRGIRAGERVSNLLKERLEKRGIKVFIMTPPLNEDGVDWLDVYNQLGVLGFPEIAKKWLDIE
- a CDS encoding DUF3150 domain-containing protein codes for the protein MTTKNTIFSENMVVYYMAVSITTGKMNLIPTDLHLPGDIDASGIVKLGSKQIFRKESLKVFATIKRRITDYLTARGVRYQGGIAIPRPNNGEVRDFLELNKEEFYRAKDLLLSQYDTLKEQFFKDVKDSMPDMLEHIIPYVMTKDYLNTQIQFAYWTDIEEEGSFGERVIDNVADQARESLKILKDSKVYNAKSLEHLTKIRDKLQGMSFATPYASTIVNHIDGFVNKLPKTGRLSQEVVHDLMKELSFLSDPSNWDALKASVKVEDKPETGEVIKPFNFSTLNIDDFHPASKVADEKFNLENFHPTTLSNLVPTTRYSDF